Sequence from the bacterium genome:
ACTGGCCTGGACGAAAGCCGCGGTCGTTCTCAACTACCCCAACCGCACCCTGATCTCGTGGCTCCTGCGACTGGCCGGGCTCGGCAGCCGCCTCCCCGGAGCCGATATCGCCGTCCCCTGTTTTCCCGGGTCGTGGGCGGCGGCCTGGTTTCTGCTCCTGCTGGCCTGGGCCGGGCCCGGACGGTGGAAGCTGCGGACCGCGGCGGTGATGCTCCTGGCCGCAGCGTGCGTCGCCGCGGGCCTCTTCCGCCCCCGGGAACGCTGCCGTTTGACGTTTTTCGACGGGGAGAGCGGGGAATTCGTTCTCGGAGAAGGCCCCCGGGGGGCGTTTCTGCTCGGGCCCGACGACGACGCCCACGATGAGATCGGAATGCTGGTGGAGCCGGAGCTCTTCCGACGGGGGATCGCCGAACTGGACTGGGTCGTGCTGGCGGGGGCCGGTCCCGATCATCTCGGCACCCTGACGCGGCTCCTGGAGCGGGTGGCGGTCAAAAGGGTTCTGGAACCTCCGGGTCTGGAAACGACGGCGGCATACCCCGCCTTCCTCCGCCTGCTGGAGCGGGAAGAGATCGAGCTGGTCCGGGCCGAGGCCGGGGAAAAATTTTACCCCGGGGGACTGGAGGCGACGATCTGCTGGCCCCCGCCGGGAACCCTCCCCGAAGACGGCGCCGAGACGCTGGCGGTCGCCGTCGGCGCCCGGCCCGGGATTTTCTTCCTTCCCGGCCGGATCGGTCCGCAAGCCCAGCGGGAGCTGATCCGGAGAAACCGCGGGTTTCGGGCGGACGTGCTCCTGCTTCCCCACCGGGGCAACAAGAACATGATCGCTTCGGATTTTCTCGATTCCCTGGCTCCGAAGACGGTAGTCGCCCTCCGGGGGCGCCCCGTGTTCGGGCGCTATCCGGCCCTGCCGCGGGAAGAGATGGAGGGGAGCGGAAGCCGCCTCCTCTCCAGCAGCGAAACCGGCACCGTCACCTTCATCGTCGGGGAGGAAGGCGTTCGGGTCGTCTCCGGCCGGGGAGAACCTCTGTGAAAACGGGGCCGCTGCTGGCCGCGGCGCTGCTGGCCGCGGCGGCGGCGGGGGGGGGCGGAGAGCCCGCCCCGCCGGCCGAACCCCCTCCCTGGATCCGGATTTTCTTCTCCCCCGAAGACGACGTCGCCGCGCTGCTGACGGGGCTGATCGATTCCTCCCGGTGTCGGGTCTGGGCCGCGTTCTACAGCCTCGATCTCCCCGGGGTCGCCGAGGCGCTGCTCTGGGCGCGGGAGCGCGGGGTCGACGTCCGGGTCGTCATGGACGACGCCGCCGGCGGCGGCGTCCGGTCGCGGTCTCATCAACTGCGCCGGGCCGGGATCCTGGTTACGGACGCCTCCCCCGGCGATTTCATGCACAACAAGTTCATGGTCGTCGACGGTTTCATCACCCTGACCGGCTCCTGCAACCCCACCGAAACCGGGGTGACCAGGGACAACAACAACGTCGTCGTCGTCGCCTGCAGCCGGCTGGCCTTCCACTACCAGAAGGAATTTCTGGAGATGTGGGAGGGAGCATTCGGGAACAATTCTCCCGCCAGCCCCGGCGGCCATAAATTCCGGGTCGAGGGGGTCGATATCGAAGTCTGGTTCGCCCCGGAAGAAGACTGCGCCGGGCGCCTGATCGAACTGATCGAGAGCGCCCGGGAAAGCGTGGTGTTTTCCTGTTTCGCCTTCACCCTCACGGAAGTGGCCGAAGCCCTGATCCGCAAACACGAAGAAGGCGTCGACGTCAGGGGGATTTTGGAACGGGGACAGGGCGGTCCCTATTGCGTCTACCGTCTTCTGGCCGACTGCGGAGTGGACGTCCGGTGGGATCAAAATCTTTATTACCTCCACCACAAGTTCTTCGTAATCGACGGAACCACGGTGGCCACGGGCTCCTTCAACCCCTCCCGCCACGCCCGGGACGACAACGACGAAAATCTCGTCATCATCGGACACCCGGCAGTGGCCGCCCGGTTTCTCCGGGAGTTCGAAAAGCTGGCCCGGCCGGTATGGGAATAAGAGCGGGTTGACCGGTTGGGAAAAGGAAGGAAGCGGCGTATAATCTCCGGCGCGAAGGCGCTGTTTCATGAGATCAACCACCTACAGGCGGGATCTGGGAGTGGCTCTCGGCCTCTCCCTGCTCATACACGCCACCCTGGCGGCGTTCTGGGGCCACGAGTTTCGACTTTCCCGGAGACCCGTCCGCCCGGCGCCCGCTCCCTCGGTCGAGGTGGAGTTCGTCGATTCTCCCGAGCGGGTCGCCCCGGTGCGGGACGACGACGAGCCCGGGCATCTGCTCTCCGACCGGGAATCCCGGGCGCAGGACACCATTCCCGACCGCCCCGAGGAAACCGACCAGCCCCGGATGGCCGGTACCGCCGAAATAAAAAGCATCCGCAAGGTGCCCCGGGGCGCCGCGCCCCCCCAGCCGGAGCGGAACGGGGGCGAACAAGGGCGCGACGAAGAAGTGGAGCCGGAAGAGGGAGTGTTGACCGCGCAAGCCGGTTCCCGGGAGACGGACCGTTCGACCGCGCCGTCCCTGGCCGAAGACGGGCTCCCCCTTCCCCTCGACGGCGCCGACGAGTTCCTCTCCCCGGAAGCCTACTCCCCGGAAGGCAAGGCGCTGATCCTGAAACAAGCCGCCTACAACACCCGCTCCGACGCGGTGGGGCGCTATCTGGCCAGGATCAAGCCCAGGATCGCCAACTTCTGGACCCTGGTGGTAATGAACAGCGCTTTCTATATCCGCACCCGCCACACCTCGATCCTTTTCAAAATCATGCCGGACGGATCCCTGGGCGAAATCATGGTCAACGAACACGACGGGCCGGCCTGGGAGGTCCGCTATGCCCTGCGGGCGGTGCAGGGGGCGGCCCCGTTCGAACCCTTGGACCGGGAGATCCTGGATTTTATCCGGGACGACGGCCTCTGGATTGAGTTCGGATTCACCTACCAGTAATATTACATGCGTCGCGGCTCCCTTTCCGGTAGTCTAGTCCGGCAGAAACGGCCGGGGGGGCCGAGTCGCCGGAGAGGGGAAAAAGCATGATTGAAAATATCGTCAACGGCGGTTACACCATGATCGCCCTCGCGGCCTGTTCCCTGCTGTCGGTAGCCGTCATCATCGAGCGCGGCATCCGCCTGCGCCGGCGAAGGATTCTCCCGATCCCGATGCTGGCCGCGGTGCGTTCCTTCCGCCCCGGAGATCCCGACCCCGGCGAAGCGGGAGAAGCGCCCCTGGGAAAAGTCTTGAGCGCGATCTATCGGAACCGGAACCTTTCCTGGGAACTCGACAACGAAGCCGCCCAAGTCGGCCTCAAGCAGGCGGAGGCCACCATGGAGCAGGGGCTGGTGATCCTGGAAATCGTCGCCGTGATCTCCCCCCTGTTGGGGCTGCTGGGAACGGTGCTGGGCATGGTCAAGGTTTTCGGGGTCATCTCGCAAGTCGGGATCGGCCAGGCGCAGGCCATGGCGGGGGGAATCTACGAGGCCCTGGTAACCACGATCGCCGGGCTGATCGTGGCCATCCCCGCGCTGGTAGCTCATGGGATCTACGTGAGCAAGGTCGACCGCCTGCTGGTGGAGATCGAGGAAGTGAGCGGGGCCCTGCAACGCAAGCTCTACGGGAGCGGAAGCGGGGAATGAACCGCCGGCGGCGCAGAAACCGGATCGTGATCAACATCACCTCGATGATCGACATCATCCTTCTGCTGCTCATCTTTTTCATGGTCACCGCCACCTTTACCGACGAGAACGGCCTGTCCATCGATCTGCCCACGGCCTCGGCCGCCCACGCGGAGCGGGAACGCACCCTGGAGCTTTCGATCTCTTCCGGGGGGGAGATGTTCCTCAACCGGGAACCGGTCGACCGGGCGTCGCTGCCCGGCCTGCTCGCCGGTTACGCCGCGACGCTCGAGTCCCCGGCCCTGGTCCTGAAGGCCGACCGCACGCTCCCCTACGGGTTGGTGGTGGAACTGATGGACCTCTCCCGTCAAGCGGGGCTGAAAAAGATCGTGGCCCTGACCAGGTCGGGAGGCGAAACCGCCGGGGGGGGGGAATGAACCGAATCGTCGGGAAACTGCCCTTGGCCGACGGCGTCACCCTCTTCCGGATCGAAGCGCCGGAGATCGCCCGCCGCCGGCGGGCGGGGCAGTTCGTGATCCTGCGCCTGGATGCGGAAGGCGAGCGCATCCCCCTCACCCTGGTCGACTCCGACCCGGAGGCGGGCTCCATAACCCTGGTCGTACAGGCGGTGGGAGCCACCACCAAGCGCCTGGCCGCCTTACGGGAGGGGGAGGAGATCAGGGACCTGGCCGGGCCCCTGGGACACCCCACGCCGGTGCGGGAACTGGGAACGGTGGCGGTGGTCGCCGGAGGAGTGGGAGCCGCCGAAGCGCTGCCGGTGATCAAGGCCTGGCGGGGCGCCGGCAACCGGGTCCCGGCCATCGTCGGGGCCCGGAGCGCCGACCTGCTGATTCTGACCGAAGAGCTCAGGACCGCTGCCGACGAGCTTCATCTCTGCACCGAAGACGGATCTCTGGGAAAGCGGGGCCTGGTCACGGACCTGCTCCGGACCATGATCAACGACGGCGCCGTTCCCGACCTGGCGTACGCCATCGGTCCGGTACCGATGATGAAGGCCGTGGCCGACCTGACCCGGCCTTACGGCATCCCCACCCTGGCTTCCCTGAACCCGATCATGGTGGACGGAACCGGAATGTGCGGCTGTTGCCGGGTAACGGTGGGCGGAACCGTCAAGTTCGCCTGCGTCGACGGACCCGATTTCGACGCGCACCAGGTGGATTTCGGCGAGCTCCGCCAGCGGCAAGGGGCTTATCGGGAAGAGGAGCGGGAAGCCGAGACCGCCGAACGGGAGGAAGACCGGTGACCGCGCCGGGGACCCGGGAACGGATGGCGGAACTGCCCGCCGCCGAGCGGAAAAAACATTTCCGCGAGGTTCCCCTCGGATATTCTCCGGAAGAAGCCGGGCGGGAGGCGGCCCGCTGCCTGCAGTGCCCGAAAGCTCCCTGCCGCCAGGGCTGCCCGGTGGAGATCGACATCCCCGGCTTTATCCGCCGGATCAGGGAAGGCGACGACGCGGGCGGCATCGCCTTGATCCGGGAAACCAACTCGCTCCCCGCGGTCTGCGGCCGGGTCTGCCCCCAAGAAGAGCAGTGCGAGAAGTTCTGCGTGCTGGGGAAAAAGGGCGAACCGGTGGCGGTCGGAGCCCTGGAACGCTATCTGGCCGACCGCGAGGAGGCGCCCCGGCGAACAGCGGACGGGGGCAGCTTCTCCTCCTCTTTCCGGGTGGCCGTGGTCGGTTCGGGGCCGGCCGGCCTGACCGCGGCCGGCGACCTGGCCCGGCTCGGCTACGGTGTCACCGTTTTCGAGGCCTTGCACGCCCCCGGGGGAGTGATGGGCTACGGGATCCCCGCGTTCAGGCTCCCCCGGGAGATTCTCGACCGGGAGATCGAGCGCCTGAAAAACCGCGGGGTGCGCCTGGAACTCAACACCGTCATCGGAGCCGGCTCGAGCCTGGACGATCTCTTCCGCGCCGGGTTTTCGGCGGTTTTCATCGGCAGCGGCGCCGGCCTCCCCCGGTTCATGAACATTCCCGGCGAAAACCTCAACGGCGTTTATTCCGCCAACGAATATCTGACCCGGGTGAACCTGATGGGAGCGGCTCGGTTTCCGGAAACCGGCACTCCGGTCCTGCGCGGTCACGACGTGGGCGTGGTCGGAGGAGGAAACGTGGCCATGGACTCGGCCCGCACCGCCCTGCGCCTGGGCGCGGAGCGGGTTTCCGTCATCTACCGGCGCAGCCGGGAAGAACTCCCGGCCCGGCGGGACGAGATCGGGCATGCCGAGGAAGAGGGCGTCCGCTTCCTTTTTCTCACCCTGCCCACCCGTTACCTCGGCGACGAACGGGGACGGGTCCGGGAAGTGGAATGCCTGCGCATGGAACTGGGCGAACCGGACTCGTCCGGGCGGCGGCGGCCGATCCCGATTCCGGGCTCGGAGTTCGTCCTCCCCTGCGACCTGGCGGTCGTGGCCGTGGGAAACGACCCCAACCCCCTGGTTCCCCGCCTGACCCCGGGATTGGAGACCGGCCCCCGGGGAACGATAACCATCGATCCGGAGACCGGGAAAACCTCGCTCCCCGGGGTCTTCGCGGGGGGCGACATCGCCAGCGGCGCGGCGACCGTCATCGAGGCGATGGGCGCGGGGAAGCGGGCGGCGCGGGCCATCGACGATTTCTTGCGCGCGCGCCGCTGAAACCGGACGCGGCCCTTCGAACCGATCTCAGCCGAGCTTGACCGCCGTGCCGTAGACGCACACTTCGAAAGCATGCATCATGATCACGGTCACGTCGAAATGGATGTTGATCACCGCGTCGGCGCCGAGGTTGGAAGCGTTGACCCGTAAGCGCTTGAGGGCCCGTTCCCGCAGTTCGAAAAGCAGGTCGCTGTAGGTATCCAGTTCCCCTTCGAACTCGTAGGGCTTGGGCGGCGTCTCGGGCGCCGCCGGTTCCGCGGGCGGCTCGACGGGAACTCCGACATCCTCCCCGGTCACGATCTTCGGCCCCCAGGAAAGCGCCGAAGCCAACGCTTTCTTGATGCCGGAAATCAGCGATTCCGAAATATGGGCGGCCCCGACCACGTTGCCGCGGACGATCCCGATCACCTCGGTTATCTCCCGGCCCGGGACGTTATCGGTGTTGGTGAATATCATTTCGTCCTACCTCCTTGCGCGATGCCCGCGCTCAAAGGATTATCGCATCCGCCGGGACCCGGTTCAACTCAAACTATGCCCGGGCGGAGGACTCGTCCTCCCCCCGTTCACGCCTCCAACCGGCGTATCCCTCCGAGGTAGGGCCGGAGGGCTTCGGGGACCGTCACCGAACCGTCGGCTTCCTGGAAGTTTTCGAGAACGGCCACGATGGTGCGGGGGAGAGCCACACCGGAACCGTTCAGGGTGTGGGGATGCCCGACGGCGCCGGCGGCGTCGCGGTAGCGGATCCGGGCGCGGCGGGCTTGAAAATCCTCGAAATTGGAGACCGACGAGCATTCCAGCCACTCGCCCTGCCCCGGCGCCCAGATTTCGATATCGTAGCAGCGGGCCGCCGCGAAACTGAGATCGCCGGTCGGCAGCTCCAGAATCCGGTAAGGAAGCTCCAGCCGGCGGACGACTTCTTCGCAGCACCCCAACAGACGAGCGTGCTCGTCGCCCGACGCCCCCGGTTCGACCACGGCCACCAGTTCGACTTTATCGAACTGGTGCAGCCGGATCAGGCCCCGGGTTTCCTTGCCGTAAGAACCGGCTTCCCGGCGAAAACAGGGCGAATAGGCGACGTAGCGAACGGGAAGGGACTCGCCCGGAAGGATCTCCTCGCGGTGAATGTTGGTCACCGGGACTTCGGCGGTGGGGATGAGAAAGAGATCGTCCGCTTCCAGCCGGTACATGTCGTCTTCCATCTTGGGAAGCTGGCCGGTTCCGGTCATGGCGGAGCGGTTGACCACGAAGGGGGGGCAGATCTCGGTGAAACCGTGCTCGGCCACGTGCAGGTCGATCATGAAGTTGATCAGGCCGCGGACCAAGCGGGCGCCGGAACCGGTGAAGAGGGGGAAATTGGATCCCGCCAGCCGGGCCGCGCGGGAAAAATCGAAAAGCCCCAAACGCTCTCCGACTTCCAGATGGTTGGCCGGTCGAAATCCGAACTCCCGTTTTCGGCCTTCCTCCCGGATCAGAACCGCGGCCCGGGCGTCGGGTCCGACCGGGACCCCTTCCTGGGGGATATTGGGCACCTGCAGGAGCAAGCCATGGTACTCTTCGTCCAGGGAGCGGGCCAGTTCGTCCATCAGGTGG
This genomic interval carries:
- a CDS encoding phospholipase D-like domain-containing protein — protein: MKTGPLLAAALLAAAAAGGGGEPAPPAEPPPWIRIFFSPEDDVAALLTGLIDSSRCRVWAAFYSLDLPGVAEALLWARERGVDVRVVMDDAAGGGVRSRSHQLRRAGILVTDASPGDFMHNKFMVVDGFITLTGSCNPTETGVTRDNNNVVVVACSRLAFHYQKEFLEMWEGAFGNNSPASPGGHKFRVEGVDIEVWFAPEEDCAGRLIELIESARESVVFSCFAFTLTEVAEALIRKHEEGVDVRGILERGQGGPYCVYRLLADCGVDVRWDQNLYYLHHKFFVIDGTTVATGSFNPSRHARDDNDENLVIIGHPAVAARFLREFEKLARPVWE
- a CDS encoding MotA/TolQ/ExbB proton channel family protein is translated as MIENIVNGGYTMIALAACSLLSVAVIIERGIRLRRRRILPIPMLAAVRSFRPGDPDPGEAGEAPLGKVLSAIYRNRNLSWELDNEAAQVGLKQAEATMEQGLVILEIVAVISPLLGLLGTVLGMVKVFGVISQVGIGQAQAMAGGIYEALVTTIAGLIVAIPALVAHGIYVSKVDRLLVEIEEVSGALQRKLYGSGSGE
- a CDS encoding biopolymer transporter ExbD — protein: MNRRRRRNRIVINITSMIDIILLLLIFFMVTATFTDENGLSIDLPTASAAHAERERTLELSISSGGEMFLNREPVDRASLPGLLAGYAATLESPALVLKADRTLPYGLVVELMDLSRQAGLKKIVALTRSGGETAGGGE
- a CDS encoding sulfide/dihydroorotate dehydrogenase-like FAD/NAD-binding protein — its product is MNRIVGKLPLADGVTLFRIEAPEIARRRRAGQFVILRLDAEGERIPLTLVDSDPEAGSITLVVQAVGATTKRLAALREGEEIRDLAGPLGHPTPVRELGTVAVVAGGVGAAEALPVIKAWRGAGNRVPAIVGARSADLLILTEELRTAADELHLCTEDGSLGKRGLVTDLLRTMINDGAVPDLAYAIGPVPMMKAVADLTRPYGIPTLASLNPIMVDGTGMCGCCRVTVGGTVKFACVDGPDFDAHQVDFGELRQRQGAYREEEREAETAEREEDR
- the gltA gene encoding NADPH-dependent glutamate synthase gives rise to the protein MAELPAAERKKHFREVPLGYSPEEAGREAARCLQCPKAPCRQGCPVEIDIPGFIRRIREGDDAGGIALIRETNSLPAVCGRVCPQEEQCEKFCVLGKKGEPVAVGALERYLADREEAPRRTADGGSFSSSFRVAVVGSGPAGLTAAGDLARLGYGVTVFEALHAPGGVMGYGIPAFRLPREILDREIERLKNRGVRLELNTVIGAGSSLDDLFRAGFSAVFIGSGAGLPRFMNIPGENLNGVYSANEYLTRVNLMGAARFPETGTPVLRGHDVGVVGGGNVAMDSARTALRLGAERVSVIYRRSREELPARRDEIGHAEEEGVRFLFLTLPTRYLGDERGRVREVECLRMELGEPDSSGRRRPIPIPGSEFVLPCDLAVVAVGNDPNPLVPRLTPGLETGPRGTITIDPETGKTSLPGVFAGGDIASGAATVIEAMGAGKRAARAIDDFLRARR
- a CDS encoding YbjQ family protein yields the protein MIFTNTDNVPGREITEVIGIVRGNVVGAAHISESLISGIKKALASALSWGPKIVTGEDVGVPVEPPAEPAAPETPPKPYEFEGELDTYSDLLFELRERALKRLRVNASNLGADAVINIHFDVTVIMMHAFEVCVYGTAVKLG
- the serS gene encoding serine--tRNA ligase, producing MLDPRFIRENPDLVGKALIQRLVDLDLDRLLALDRERRDMITEAEALKRRRNEVSREIGRRKASGEEAADVIAEMKSVARKIHLMDELARSLDEEYHGLLLQVPNIPQEGVPVGPDARAAVLIREEGRKREFGFRPANHLEVGERLGLFDFSRAARLAGSNFPLFTGSGARLVRGLINFMIDLHVAEHGFTEICPPFVVNRSAMTGTGQLPKMEDDMYRLEADDLFLIPTAEVPVTNIHREEILPGESLPVRYVAYSPCFRREAGSYGKETRGLIRLHQFDKVELVAVVEPGASGDEHARLLGCCEEVVRRLELPYRILELPTGDLSFAAARCYDIEIWAPGQGEWLECSSVSNFEDFQARRARIRYRDAAGAVGHPHTLNGSGVALPRTIVAVLENFQEADGSVTVPEALRPYLGGIRRLEA